In Paraburkholderia flagellata, a genomic segment contains:
- a CDS encoding enoyl-CoA hydratase/isomerase family protein yields MPDSSQLDIDRTNPGRWTVTFSNPPINMFVPATIDEFGELMTDLEADPSVKVVLFQSANPDFFVAHLDVAKAAERPEVLGLWRDCVLRLSSAPVVSIAKIRGRTRGIGNEFVLACDMRFASRQNAIFGNPEVGVGLVPAGGALEWLPRLVGRSRALEIALSADDFDADVAERYGWVNRTLDDADLDSFVDTLVRRLATFDRETLGAAKAQINRFGVPTAAELQSSIDLFFPALASPSGQARRAKLRNLAYGVPSDFEMNFGRYLPTLGQAGNDDTERPQAASQRSDMRKDEI; encoded by the coding sequence ATGCCCGATTCTTCGCAACTCGACATCGACCGGACCAATCCGGGCCGGTGGACGGTCACCTTCAGCAACCCGCCGATCAACATGTTTGTGCCGGCAACGATCGATGAATTTGGAGAGCTAATGACCGACCTCGAGGCGGACCCGTCCGTGAAGGTCGTATTGTTTCAGTCGGCGAATCCTGATTTTTTCGTCGCCCATCTCGACGTAGCCAAGGCAGCCGAAAGACCTGAGGTGCTGGGCCTTTGGCGCGACTGCGTGCTGCGTCTCTCGTCAGCGCCGGTCGTGAGCATCGCCAAGATTCGCGGCCGCACGCGCGGCATCGGTAACGAGTTCGTGCTGGCCTGCGACATGCGTTTCGCCAGCCGGCAAAATGCGATATTCGGCAACCCGGAGGTCGGCGTCGGCCTGGTCCCTGCCGGCGGAGCGCTGGAATGGCTTCCGCGCCTGGTCGGCCGCTCGCGGGCACTTGAGATTGCCCTCAGCGCCGACGATTTCGACGCCGACGTCGCCGAACGCTATGGCTGGGTGAACCGCACGCTGGACGATGCCGACCTCGACTCTTTTGTCGATACGCTTGTCCGGCGTCTGGCCACATTCGACCGTGAAACACTCGGCGCGGCGAAAGCCCAAATCAATCGCTTTGGAGTGCCAACGGCTGCCGAACTCCAGTCGAGCATCGACCTGTTCTTCCCGGCCCTGGCCTCGCCAAGTGGGCAGGCCCGGCGCGCCAAGCTCCGGAACCTGGCCTACGGCGTGCCGAGCGACTTCGAAATGAACTTCGGCAGGTATCTGCCCACGCTTGGGCAGGCGGGCAACGATGACACGGAGCGGCCGCAGGCGGCGTCTCAGCGATCCGACATGCGAAAGGATGAGATATGA
- a CDS encoding VOC family protein — protein sequence MSNAALGTPNVRGVDMKLEVVVIPVSDVDRSKRFYGGLGWRLDADFASDDGYFRVIQFTPPGSGCSVIFGKNVTAATPGSAQGLYLIVSDVEAARKELLGRGVEMSEVFHDAAGAYAGPDDPYLFGRIRISGRDPEQRSYRTFASFSDPDGNGWLFQELTHRAPGRQDTDATTFASTADLAAALRRAEAAHGEHEKRTGGQRDENWPDWYAEYMANEQAGKALPL from the coding sequence ATGAGCAACGCTGCACTCGGGACCCCGAACGTGCGGGGCGTCGACATGAAGCTTGAGGTCGTCGTCATCCCTGTTTCCGATGTCGATCGCTCCAAGCGCTTTTACGGCGGCTTGGGTTGGAGGCTCGACGCCGACTTTGCCTCCGACGATGGCTACTTCCGCGTAATCCAGTTCACGCCGCCCGGTTCCGGGTGTTCGGTCATCTTCGGCAAGAATGTCACAGCGGCTACACCCGGCTCCGCACAAGGGCTGTACCTGATCGTCTCCGACGTCGAGGCAGCTCGCAAGGAACTGCTGGGACGTGGGGTCGAGATGAGTGAAGTGTTTCACGATGCCGCTGGCGCGTACGCCGGCCCGGACGATCCCTATCTGTTCGGGCGAATCCGTATTAGCGGTCGGGACCCCGAGCAACGCAGCTATCGCACGTTCGCCTCGTTTAGCGATCCGGACGGCAATGGCTGGCTGTTCCAGGAACTCACGCACCGAGCGCCCGGTCGCCAGGATACAGACGCCACGACCTTCGCCTCTACAGCGGATCTCGCGGCGGCGCTCCGGCGGGCGGAAGCGGCGCACGGCGAGCACGAGAAGCGAACCGGCGGCCAACGCGACGAGAATTGGCCGGACTGGTACGCCGAGTACATGGCAAATGAGCAGGCAGGCAAGGCGTTGCCTTTGTGA
- a CDS encoding MlaC/ttg2D family ABC transporter substrate-binding protein produces MTALLAWCLSFLPATAAFAQSAQVDQSDPQALIKTATQQVLDEVRTKSVAPDDIARIQDIVNRDILPYVDFRRTTRLAMGPHWRTATPEQQTQIEQQFQLLLIHLYSGAIAQLKPDQKIDYPPMRNSPGDTDVVVRTLAQTSSNPVEIDYRLYKTPQGWRLYDLNVLGAWLIQTYRQQFNEKIQQGGVDGLIQFLAARNQELVSGKTQTQ; encoded by the coding sequence ATGACCGCGCTGCTTGCGTGGTGTTTGTCGTTCCTGCCCGCCACGGCGGCATTTGCTCAATCGGCCCAGGTGGACCAGTCGGACCCGCAGGCGCTCATCAAGACCGCCACGCAGCAGGTGCTCGACGAGGTGCGCACGAAGTCCGTCGCGCCCGACGACATTGCGCGCATCCAGGACATCGTCAACCGCGACATTCTTCCGTACGTCGATTTTCGCCGCACCACGCGCCTCGCCATGGGGCCGCACTGGCGCACGGCCACGCCCGAGCAGCAGACGCAGATCGAGCAGCAGTTCCAGTTGTTGCTGATCCATCTCTACTCGGGCGCCATCGCGCAACTCAAGCCCGACCAGAAGATCGACTACCCGCCCATGCGCAACTCGCCCGGCGACACTGACGTCGTGGTGCGCACGCTTGCGCAGACCAGCAGCAATCCCGTTGAAATCGATTACCGCTTGTACAAGACGCCGCAGGGCTGGCGGCTTTACGACCTGAACGTGCTCGGTGCGTGGCTGATCCAGACCTATCGTCAGCAGTTCAACGAGAAGATCCAGCAGGGCGGCGTGGACGGGCTCATCCAGTTCCTCGCCGCGCGAAATCAGGAACTCGTGTCGGGCAAGACGCAAACGCAGTGA
- a CDS encoding CorA family divalent cation transporter has product MNTTTSVPLDRGYLFAEDGIGRQIDAAKAIEWLKRDENPPAEFVWLHFHDVPSALEGWPPQLAEVPAALSEIVREGYRSTRIVPAHQHFIAVLNDVDYDMKRKRRLEVATLWVSADARCLLSVRTIPLRSIEQLRREVQSGHPFHSPMALLIHLLQQQAQVMFGIGRSAVQGANDAEDALFTGKLPKGSSLAAIHRDLVRLRRLLTPEPAALFRLVSRPPDWLREEDVQSLRECAEQFSLELRDTTAIEEHIRLLQEEIDSKVVEHTNRSVLILTSVTVIALPITLISGLFGMNIGGLPLSSNAHGFWVVLPLALLLTCLAGWLIARLTRD; this is encoded by the coding sequence GTGAATACTACGACTTCCGTTCCACTGGACCGCGGGTACCTGTTCGCCGAAGACGGAATCGGCCGGCAGATCGACGCGGCGAAGGCAATCGAGTGGCTCAAGCGCGACGAAAACCCGCCCGCGGAATTCGTATGGCTGCATTTTCACGACGTTCCGAGCGCGCTCGAAGGCTGGCCCCCGCAACTCGCCGAGGTTCCCGCAGCGTTGAGCGAAATCGTGCGAGAAGGTTATCGCTCCACACGCATCGTGCCCGCACATCAGCACTTCATCGCCGTGCTGAACGACGTCGACTATGACATGAAGCGCAAGCGGCGGCTCGAGGTCGCGACTCTCTGGGTGAGCGCAGATGCACGCTGCCTGCTGAGCGTGCGCACTATCCCGCTTCGCTCGATTGAGCAGTTGCGCCGCGAGGTGCAATCGGGACACCCATTTCACAGTCCGATGGCGCTCTTGATCCATTTGCTGCAACAACAGGCTCAGGTGATGTTCGGCATTGGGCGCAGCGCCGTACAAGGCGCCAACGACGCCGAGGATGCGCTCTTTACCGGCAAGCTGCCGAAAGGCTCGAGCCTGGCCGCGATCCATCGCGACCTCGTGCGGCTGCGCCGCCTGCTTACGCCGGAACCCGCGGCGCTCTTTCGACTCGTCAGCCGTCCGCCTGACTGGCTGCGGGAGGAAGATGTGCAATCGCTGCGTGAGTGCGCGGAGCAGTTCTCGCTCGAGCTGCGCGACACCACCGCTATCGAGGAACATATCCGGCTTCTGCAGGAGGAGATCGACAGCAAGGTCGTCGAGCACACGAACCGAAGCGTCCTGATCCTGACGTCGGTCACGGTGATCGCATTGCCGATCACCCTGATTTCGGGCCTCTTTGGCATGAATATCGGCGGCCTCCCTTTGAGCTCCAATGCGCATGGCTTCTGGGTGGTCCTGCCGTTGGCGTTGCTGCTGACCTGCCTCGCCGGCTGGCTCATTGCCCGCCTGACGCGCGACTGA
- the ku gene encoding non-homologous end joining protein Ku gives MPARSIASLSLSFGLVSIPVKLYTATESSSDVRFHMLAPDGSRVKQQYVSEKTGDVVERSSMNKGYEFEKDRFVVFTSDELKALEDAASHVVEIMAFIPEEAINPVFYDKAYYIAPDKRGGKPYSLLQQALAQSGRCALAKWASKGRTRIVQVRPEEDGLVFQQLLYADEVRSLADLHVERVEVSDTEMKLALQIIEQGAEDDYDPKAYEDEEKKRILAAIDEKIEGKQVVVHETDEELTGGGQVIDLMDALRASLKGGAKAKPAPATKRSKSAEPVAELPVAPKTRKPAARAAKVPAEAPAKVRARK, from the coding sequence ATGCCCGCCCGCTCAATCGCCTCGCTGTCGCTCTCCTTCGGGCTCGTTTCGATACCGGTGAAGCTCTATACCGCGACCGAGAGTTCTTCCGATGTCAGGTTCCACATGCTCGCGCCCGACGGCTCGCGCGTGAAACAGCAATACGTCTCCGAGAAGACGGGCGATGTCGTCGAGCGCTCGAGCATGAACAAGGGCTACGAGTTCGAAAAGGACCGGTTCGTGGTCTTCACCAGCGATGAGCTGAAGGCACTGGAAGACGCTGCGAGTCATGTCGTCGAGATAATGGCCTTCATCCCGGAAGAGGCGATTAACCCGGTCTTTTACGACAAAGCCTATTACATTGCGCCCGACAAGCGGGGCGGAAAGCCGTATAGCTTGCTGCAGCAGGCGCTTGCACAGAGCGGTCGCTGCGCGTTGGCGAAATGGGCGTCCAAGGGAAGGACGCGGATAGTGCAGGTGCGCCCTGAGGAAGATGGACTCGTCTTTCAGCAACTGCTTTATGCGGATGAAGTCCGCTCGCTGGCTGACCTGCATGTCGAACGCGTCGAGGTGTCCGACACCGAGATGAAACTCGCGCTGCAAATCATCGAGCAGGGTGCTGAAGATGATTACGACCCGAAGGCGTACGAGGACGAAGAGAAGAAGCGCATTCTCGCGGCCATAGACGAAAAGATTGAAGGCAAGCAGGTCGTCGTCCATGAGACAGATGAGGAACTGACTGGTGGCGGCCAGGTCATCGACCTGATGGATGCCTTGCGAGCCAGTCTCAAGGGCGGCGCGAAAGCGAAACCCGCTCCGGCAACCAAGCGCAGCAAAAGCGCGGAGCCCGTTGCCGAGCTGCCCGTGGCGCCCAAAACGCGCAAGCCAGCGGCGCGTGCCGCGAAAGTACCCGCCGAAGCGCCTGCGAAGGTCCGGGCACGCAAGTGA
- the ligD gene encoding DNA ligase D, which yields MASTRDRDPPSPPLSRYRKRRDFGVTPEPVPSVASQSVDHGHLTFVVQKHWASRLHYDLRLELDGVLLSWAVPKGPCYDPKEKRMAIHVEDHPVEYSSFEGTIPRKQYGAGDVIVWDSGTWEPVGNPREGMKSGKLVFRLHGEKLAGLWELVRITKPGDKQDQWMLFKKRDAWAQPLAEYDVIKALPDSVTAKPLGLIEAREPRGARRARSGASQVDLSAAVSASLPAKLEPQLATLAASLPTSGDWITEAKLDGYRLLSRVANGHVRLITRGSHDWTAKFPTLAAEVLALPVASAWLDGEITVLKNGIPSFAALQDAIDGNANQDIVYFLFDLLYLDGNDLRKVPLWSRRALLAQVLENGGEHLRFSQDFEAPAAQLFEAASGLGLEGLMLKRRDARYEPGRSQTWLKAKSRLRQELVICGFTARGGEDGEVGSLLLGYYVDGELRDAGSVGTGWDARTARDLWARLTPLEVDAAPFDVALARPRRWSRRAAGSERWVRPELVAEVEFADWTADGVVRQASFRGLRIDKPATGVIREGGKTQAPAPQLKLKITHPERVVDPSTGITKADLVRYYASIAERILPHLKARPLAMVRAPDGIAGQLFFQKHAERTAMPGLTAHARSLWPNHPPLLTLDTVDALLSAAQMNTVEFHTWNSTVRRLDKPDRVIFDLDPGEGVKWGRVQEAALLVQTLLSELGLEAWLKTSGGKGLHVVVPLAPRLGYEAVKSFSQAFVRHLAKTIPERFSATSGPSNRVGKVYVDYLRNGKAQTTVAAFSARARAGMGVSMPVSWEQLNDLKSGAQWTVQTAREYLSFQQHDPWADYWSASQSLASAIKLLK from the coding sequence ATGGCCTCAACCCGCGACCGCGATCCGCCATCTCCGCCTCTTTCCCGCTATCGCAAAAGGCGGGATTTCGGTGTCACGCCCGAACCGGTTCCGTCGGTTGCCAGCCAGTCTGTCGACCACGGGCATCTGACCTTTGTCGTGCAGAAGCACTGGGCCAGCCGCCTGCACTATGACCTCCGGCTCGAACTCGACGGCGTGTTGCTGTCGTGGGCCGTACCCAAGGGTCCTTGTTACGACCCGAAGGAAAAAAGGATGGCCATTCACGTGGAGGACCATCCGGTCGAATATTCCAGCTTCGAGGGGACGATTCCACGCAAGCAGTACGGCGCCGGTGACGTGATTGTCTGGGACAGCGGAACATGGGAGCCCGTCGGCAACCCTCGCGAGGGAATGAAATCCGGCAAGCTGGTTTTCCGGCTGCACGGTGAAAAGCTTGCTGGTCTCTGGGAACTGGTTCGCATCACGAAGCCCGGCGACAAGCAAGACCAATGGATGCTGTTCAAGAAGCGCGACGCGTGGGCGCAACCGCTGGCGGAATACGATGTCATCAAGGCGCTCCCAGACAGTGTCACAGCGAAGCCGCTCGGGCTCATTGAAGCGCGCGAGCCGAGGGGGGCGAGGCGTGCGCGCAGCGGAGCGTCGCAGGTAGACCTTTCAGCTGCGGTGTCGGCTTCACTGCCTGCCAAACTTGAGCCACAACTCGCGACCCTGGCGGCTTCACTTCCCACAAGCGGTGACTGGATAACTGAGGCCAAGCTCGATGGCTATCGTTTGTTGTCCCGTGTCGCCAACGGGCATGTACGACTCATTACGCGCGGCAGCCACGACTGGACAGCAAAGTTCCCGACTCTCGCAGCGGAGGTCCTGGCGCTTCCAGTAGCGAGTGCGTGGCTGGATGGTGAAATCACTGTCCTTAAAAATGGCATACCGAGTTTCGCTGCGTTACAGGACGCGATAGATGGCAACGCCAACCAGGACATCGTCTACTTCCTGTTCGATTTGCTATACCTCGACGGGAACGACCTCAGGAAGGTGCCCCTTTGGTCGAGGCGCGCACTTCTCGCGCAGGTGCTTGAAAATGGCGGCGAGCACCTTCGCTTCAGTCAGGACTTCGAGGCGCCGGCGGCGCAGTTGTTCGAAGCCGCGTCGGGTCTGGGCCTTGAAGGCCTCATGCTCAAGCGCCGCGACGCGCGTTATGAGCCGGGAAGGAGCCAGACGTGGCTCAAGGCGAAATCCCGGCTTCGGCAGGAACTGGTCATCTGTGGCTTTACTGCCCGTGGCGGCGAGGACGGGGAGGTCGGTAGCCTGCTGCTCGGCTACTACGTCGATGGCGAGCTTCGCGATGCCGGAAGTGTCGGCACCGGGTGGGACGCGAGGACCGCGCGGGACCTGTGGGCGCGGCTGACGCCGCTCGAAGTGGATGCGGCACCATTTGACGTTGCGCTCGCCAGGCCGCGCCGCTGGTCCCGGCGTGCGGCCGGCAGCGAGCGCTGGGTTCGCCCCGAACTGGTCGCCGAAGTTGAATTCGCGGACTGGACTGCCGATGGCGTTGTCCGGCAGGCCTCGTTCAGAGGCCTGCGAATCGACAAGCCGGCAACGGGTGTTATACGGGAGGGCGGGAAGACGCAGGCACCCGCACCTCAGTTGAAGCTGAAAATCACCCATCCGGAGCGGGTTGTCGACCCATCGACTGGCATCACAAAGGCAGACTTGGTTCGCTATTACGCGAGCATCGCGGAGCGGATACTGCCTCACCTGAAGGCCCGACCCCTCGCCATGGTCCGCGCACCGGACGGCATTGCGGGACAGCTGTTCTTCCAGAAGCACGCCGAGAGAACGGCCATGCCCGGACTGACCGCCCACGCCCGCAGCCTGTGGCCGAATCATCCTCCCTTGCTGACGCTCGACACCGTCGACGCGCTACTGTCGGCAGCGCAGATGAACACCGTCGAGTTTCACACGTGGAATTCGACAGTCCGCCGACTCGACAAGCCCGACCGGGTCATCTTCGACCTGGACCCCGGTGAGGGCGTGAAATGGGGGCGCGTTCAGGAGGCAGCGCTCCTCGTTCAAACACTGCTCTCAGAACTGGGTCTGGAAGCCTGGCTGAAGACGAGCGGCGGGAAAGGATTGCATGTCGTCGTGCCGCTTGCCCCAAGGCTGGGCTACGAGGCGGTCAAGTCGTTCTCGCAGGCATTCGTGCGACATCTTGCGAAGACCATTCCAGAGCGCTTTTCGGCGACATCAGGGCCTTCGAACCGCGTCGGAAAGGTCTATGTCGATTATCTGCGCAACGGAAAGGCGCAGACCACCGTCGCAGCGTTTTCCGCGCGGGCGCGAGCCGGAATGGGCGTCTCGATGCCGGTTTCCTGGGAACAGTTGAACGACCTGAAAAGCGGGGCGCAGTGGACGGTCCAGACGGCCCGCGAGTACCTCAGTTTCCAGCAGCACGACCCGTGGGCGGATTACTGGTCGGCGTCGCAATCGTTGGCATCGGCGATAAAGCTCCTAAAATGA
- a CDS encoding SDR family oxidoreductase: protein MKIEGAVVFVTGANRGLGLEFAKQALERGERKVYGGARNPASVALPGVVPVKLDVTDPAAVAAAADMARDVTLLINNAGIARLGSLTDDGALDALRDHFETNVFGMLSMSRAFAGNLAGNGGGAILNVLSVASWINRPILAGYGVSKSAAWAVTNGLRHSLREQHTQVVGLHAGFIDTDLTRGLEVPKATPAEVVRQAYDAIEAGAEEVSTDDFTRQVKAGLSAGVYLDAPAPN, encoded by the coding sequence ATGAAGATCGAAGGTGCTGTTGTTTTCGTGACGGGCGCGAACCGCGGACTTGGCCTTGAGTTCGCGAAGCAGGCGCTCGAAAGAGGAGAGCGCAAGGTGTATGGGGGCGCGCGCAATCCGGCCAGCGTCGCGCTGCCGGGCGTCGTGCCCGTGAAGCTGGATGTGACCGATCCGGCGGCCGTGGCCGCTGCCGCCGACATGGCGCGCGACGTCACGCTTCTGATCAACAACGCGGGCATCGCTCGGCTTGGCAGCCTGACGGACGACGGCGCGCTAGACGCGTTGCGCGATCACTTCGAAACCAACGTGTTCGGCATGCTGTCGATGTCGCGGGCGTTCGCAGGCAACCTCGCCGGCAACGGCGGCGGCGCGATCCTGAACGTGCTGTCTGTGGCGAGCTGGATAAACCGGCCGATCCTCGCCGGTTACGGCGTGTCGAAGTCGGCCGCGTGGGCGGTGACCAACGGCCTGCGTCATTCGCTGCGCGAGCAGCACACGCAGGTGGTCGGGCTGCATGCAGGGTTTATCGATACGGATCTGACGCGCGGACTGGAAGTGCCGAAGGCGACGCCGGCAGAAGTCGTGCGTCAGGCATACGACGCGATCGAAGCCGGGGCGGAGGAAGTGTCCACCGACGACTTTACGCGGCAAGTGAAGGCCGGACTGTCGGCTGGCGTCTATCTGGACGCGCCGGCTCCGAACTGA
- a CDS encoding 3-ketoacyl-ACP reductase has product MAKRIAYVTGGMGGIGTAICQRLHKDGYTVVAGCGPNSQRKTRWLGEQKALGYDFIASEGNVADWDSTAAAFEKVKKDVGEIDILVNNAGITRDVVFRKMTHEDWTAVMDTNLTSLFNVTKQVIDGMIERGFGRVINISSVNGQKGQFGQTNYSTAKAGIHGFTMALAQEVATKGVTVNTVSPGYIGTDMVKAVKPEVLSKIVDSIPVRRLGEPMEIASIVAWLASDEAGFSTGADFSLNGGLHMS; this is encoded by the coding sequence ATGGCAAAGCGTATTGCCTACGTGACCGGCGGCATGGGCGGCATCGGAACGGCCATCTGCCAGCGTCTGCACAAGGATGGCTACACGGTGGTCGCGGGCTGCGGCCCGAACTCGCAGCGCAAAACGCGCTGGCTCGGCGAGCAGAAGGCGCTGGGCTACGATTTCATCGCGTCCGAAGGCAACGTGGCCGACTGGGACTCCACGGCTGCCGCGTTCGAGAAGGTGAAGAAGGATGTCGGCGAGATCGACATTCTGGTCAACAACGCGGGCATCACGCGCGACGTCGTCTTCCGCAAGATGACGCACGAAGACTGGACCGCCGTGATGGATACCAACCTCACGAGCCTCTTCAACGTGACGAAGCAGGTGATCGACGGCATGATCGAGCGGGGCTTCGGGCGGGTGATCAACATTTCGTCAGTGAACGGGCAGAAAGGCCAGTTCGGTCAGACGAATTACTCCACGGCCAAGGCCGGCATTCACGGTTTCACCATGGCGCTCGCGCAGGAAGTGGCGACCAAGGGTGTGACGGTCAATACTGTTTCGCCCGGCTATATCGGCACGGACATGGTCAAGGCGGTGAAGCCCGAAGTGCTCTCGAAGATCGTCGACAGCATTCCGGTTCGGCGCCTCGGCGAACCGATGGAAATCGCCTCGATCGTAGCGTGGCTCGCATCCGACGAAGCAGGCTTTTCGACCGGCGCGGACTTCTCGCTCAATGGCGGTTTGCACATGAGCTGA
- a CDS encoding AI-2E family transporter, with product MNFPLPPQGRRNRVFPPSPPTLHSLASVITGVVVVCGLYFGRAVLIPITLSVLLSFLLAPLVTMLRRFHVPQFLAILVAVLSTVLALAGVGALIAAQVYQLSASLPQYQEEIEQKVQTVQEKTVGRADSLMSRAATALQRVTPTPPPAPPQPRGRAARNQPQQPMPVEIHNPAPTPLTLAQKALAPAIAPLETTFIVLVVTIFILFQREDLRDRLISVFGSDDLHRTTTAINDASQRLSRYFVAQLGVNVTVGGVIALGLAGIGVPGALLFGAVAALMRFVPYIGIWIAAIMATLVAAATQPQWTMGVSTLIFFIVVDVVAGQFAEPMLYGRRSGLSPLAVVVAAIFWSWLWGPVGLVLSTPLTLCIVTLGRYVDRLNFLTILLGDQPALTPAQTCYQRLLADDPHEALLQADRLLTTMPLIDYYEQVVFEGLRFARNDAIRGVLPAEQVERINQALLDIVEDLESVDDSRHAAAEDESAKRAAESSRGADEGARVIEFTLSPDAGEVLCVPGRGAFDDVAVAIVGQLLMRRNIPCAATTYDEVRATRGAMIDERSPAICVVSLDAPESAPYLRNLVRRLRERAPDATIVVGIGASLRDDGAGIADDPGTLFPDSLRNLVEECGVALMPARVLPPEKRASTPDMQDQYSAGAKL from the coding sequence ATGAATTTCCCGCTGCCGCCACAGGGCAGACGCAACCGGGTGTTTCCGCCGAGCCCGCCCACGCTGCACAGCCTCGCCTCCGTCATCACCGGCGTGGTCGTGGTGTGCGGCCTGTACTTCGGGCGCGCGGTGCTGATTCCCATTACGCTCTCGGTGCTGCTGAGCTTTCTGCTGGCGCCGCTCGTGACCATGCTGCGGCGCTTTCATGTGCCGCAGTTCCTCGCCATCCTCGTTGCGGTGCTCTCCACCGTGCTCGCGCTCGCCGGCGTGGGCGCGCTGATCGCCGCGCAGGTCTATCAGCTTTCCGCCTCCCTGCCGCAGTACCAGGAGGAGATCGAGCAGAAAGTGCAAACGGTGCAGGAAAAGACGGTGGGCCGCGCTGATTCGCTGATGTCGCGCGCCGCCACCGCGCTGCAGCGCGTGACGCCCACACCGCCGCCCGCGCCGCCGCAACCGCGCGGGCGCGCGGCGCGCAACCAGCCGCAGCAGCCCATGCCGGTGGAGATCCATAATCCCGCGCCCACACCGCTTACGCTCGCGCAAAAGGCGCTTGCCCCGGCTATCGCGCCGCTCGAAACGACCTTCATCGTGCTCGTGGTCACGATCTTCATCCTGTTCCAGCGCGAGGATCTGCGTGACCGGCTCATCAGCGTATTCGGCTCCGACGACCTGCACCGCACCACGACCGCCATCAACGACGCCTCGCAGCGGCTCTCGCGCTACTTCGTCGCGCAACTCGGCGTGAACGTCACGGTGGGCGGGGTGATCGCGCTGGGGCTGGCGGGCATCGGCGTGCCGGGCGCGCTGCTGTTCGGCGCGGTGGCGGCGCTCATGCGCTTCGTGCCGTACATCGGCATCTGGATCGCCGCGATTATGGCGACGCTCGTCGCCGCGGCGACGCAGCCGCAATGGACCATGGGCGTTTCGACGCTGATCTTCTTCATCGTCGTGGACGTGGTGGCGGGGCAGTTCGCCGAGCCGATGCTCTATGGCCGGCGCTCGGGGCTCTCGCCGCTCGCCGTGGTCGTGGCGGCGATTTTCTGGAGCTGGCTGTGGGGGCCGGTTGGGCTCGTGCTTTCCACGCCGCTCACGCTGTGCATCGTCACGCTGGGCCGCTACGTGGACCGGCTGAATTTCCTCACGATCCTGCTGGGCGACCAGCCCGCGCTCACACCCGCGCAAACCTGCTACCAGCGCCTGCTCGCCGACGACCCGCACGAGGCGCTGCTGCAGGCCGACCGGCTGCTCACGACCATGCCGCTCATCGACTATTACGAGCAGGTGGTGTTCGAGGGCCTGCGCTTCGCACGCAACGACGCCATACGCGGCGTGCTGCCCGCCGAGCAGGTTGAGCGCATCAACCAGGCGCTGCTCGATATTGTCGAGGACCTCGAATCTGTCGATGATTCGCGCCACGCCGCAGCCGAAGACGAGAGCGCGAAACGGGCCGCCGAGTCCTCCAGGGGCGCGGACGAAGGCGCGAGAGTGATCGAGTTCACGCTCTCGCCGGATGCGGGCGAGGTGCTCTGCGTGCCCGGACGCGGCGCGTTCGACGACGTGGCGGTGGCGATCGTCGGCCAGTTGCTCATGCGGCGCAATATTCCGTGTGCGGCCACTACCTACGACGAAGTGCGCGCCACGCGCGGGGCCATGATCGATGAGCGCTCGCCGGCCATCTGCGTGGTGTCGCTCGACGCGCCCGAGTCGGCGCCGTACCTGCGCAATCTCGTGCGGCGCCTGCGCGAGCGCGCGCCCGACGCGACGATCGTGGTGGGCATCGGCGCGTCGCTGCGTGACGACGGCGCCGGCATTGCCGATGACCCCGGCACGCTCTTTCCCGACTCGCTGCGCAACCTCGTGGAGGAATGCGGCGTGGCGCTCATGCCGGCGCGCGTGCTGCCACCCGAAAAGAGGGCGTCAACGCCGGATATGCAGGATCAATACAGCGCCGGCGCGAAATTGTGA